The DNA window TAGCTAAGAATCCTCCAGCATTATGCGCAGAACTACCATACACCAAGAAAATAGCCAGTATGTGTCTGAAGTTCTTCAACCTTGACCTTTCTAACTCAACATTTAGTGGATGTGCCAAAATCATTATAGATCTGGCGTACATTTCTATAGCAGACTATGAACTTGGCTGTTTTAAGATTCCACCAAAAGGTCAAAGTTCAAAGATCCGTACACAAAACCAGTGGCCAGGttcattgaaaaaattaaatctgCAGCTAAGCACCCATGACAACATCAATGAGAATCCATTATTGACCTTTGTGAAGACCAATCAGATTGCAATTGAGAAGATCAAATCAATGTGGATTAAAGACAAAGTTAACAGGAgatttacataatttacaaacatttttgaatttatctAATTAACTAATACAGTGTTATACTGTGGATTGATTAATTTTCGTTGTATCCcaattttttgtggattttgtgAGTACAAGtttaacacaaatttaaatggtcaatgaattgcaaatttttcattgtttttatacagacctttggcaaaaccacgaaattaaatatttatgaaagtGTTAGTTTTCCTCCATCCGCGAAAATAAATGGATTCCTAGTGATAGGAGGAAAAATAAAAGGAGATTTTACTAAATATGATGTGATGCTTTTTATGAAAATGTCAGAAAATACATGTTGCTTTAAAAAAGGCAAGAATTATGACtgtctttgaaatattttaagaaacttGTCATCTGGTCAATTTCTAATTTCCAAGATTTTTTATCCTTCGAAATCTGAGTCAGTCTGTAGATGCCCAATGTCTCATTACCTCGACAATTTCAGGATTCAGTGatctttgtcatttttttgtatcgGCTAGGAAGCCTTTGTAGGGGAGTGGTCTAAATAGTTCTTCTGTTTTACTAGCCTGTCACCACTAGAGTTGTGAATTTCGAATCTCCCACATCATAGATGTGCTTAACTTCAATCTTAATCAACAAGGTTTGCCAGTGTTTCTACTGAAAAGGGGGGATTTCTCTCCAGGTTTtttcaccaataaaaactgatctccataacaaaaaaacaaccccAAAACGTTTTGACCACCACTTTTTTGAGAAATCTGTTAAATATGacagcagtttttttttattcctttcatgtatttcagcttttgattttaccatttgaattttcaataaGCTCAGAATTTTTTGTTAAACCTGAACACTATAtcaataattttgtaaacattctGGTGTTTATGCCATATGTTGTGAATGTTGGTTTTGAGAATGAATTTCGGGGTGGGTGGGAGGGTGGGTAGATTCCTATTGGATAGTGCCCATTTAATTTTTCGAAAGTTAGTTTTGGATAATCATTAATGACATAGGTTTAAGGgctttcattcatttttttttaattttcataaatgatttccctttgttatatatattatgtgtatactttattttacttgttatgatatctatataattaagtatagattattacatggcatttttcatatcaaacccTTTATCGGACCAAGGTTgtgatatcagcccaagagccacGGGCTCAAGGGCTGATATCATGAACGAGGGCCAATAAagagtctgatatgaaaaatgacatgtaattatctttttatcatatacttcagcAGAAGATATACAGACAAgaactattaaaatttaattttgtttgtgtttgcaatttcagaaaatatttacagacaaccaaaacatattatttactttaattgttttattgatataacaagaattttatttattttgtcaaaacaattATCATGTTCTTTAATAATATTGTCACCTCATTTAATATGTCTTTCAAAACATGTGTAACTTAATTCATTTTTGCACCTCAACTATTTTATCACTTGCCGTTTTCTGCGTTCTGTTGTCGTATTCAATCAAATTTCTGGAAATGCACGAAGTTGCATGTGATAAAcgtcacagaaattaacagaaaggcatgtgataacattcTGGAAGCAGTCAATAAAGGTACCTTTATCAGCCCGCTATGGAAATTCTTAAGAATCTGGTCAATAAACCAAGTAATCCTTTCATAgccttttaatattttcaaatgttattgaactgtaaaattttagtaatattttgtacaagtatatgataaaaatatatattgaataaatgtaTGATTAACTGAGAGTAggatgaaagataaaaaaaataacattccaTGTATTGATATCCAATGTCActgcaatatatattttatatatcttatatacttttttttaaatattggtaAAGATTGCATTCATGCAATCAAAACCCTAATTGGACTGGCTTGATGCAGCATGCAGTTGTATTGTAGTTCAATGCCTCAAATGAAGATAAAGTATTTGTAATATGCAAACACACACTTGTTTCATAGGAATAGCTGGCTAGCATGAGCATCTTACTTGAAGATTTGGAAAAGAAGATgtcttcaattttaaaaaaaaaatgcaatgcaAAGTTTAATCTGTAGTATAATTCACACTGCAAAATGAATGCAATCTTTATCTTTAGTGTACACTTAACACTTTAATTGTAAATATGTCAGTGCTGATAcaaattgtgtatttatttaactttttctgTAGTATTTACctgaaaatatagaaataaaaattatagagTTGTTTCATGCTGCATTTCTATGATAATTTCTATTTtgagggggtctcattggggggttctgatcccaaatcccgcttactgttttgtcagattcccgtttCCTGCTTACACTATgaacgtaagcaattctcattttttgtcatttcccgggtccctCAAGaactcatttcccgttttcatgcaacaataatttgactttcacgtgtcacgcttacaaaaaatcggcaatcccgcgtcactCTTAGACCCTAATGAGACCCACTTTTGATATATAATGCAATTAACTAGAAATCTGTATATGCTTATAgttttgagaatggaaatggggaatgtgtcaaagagacaacaaccccaccgtagaaaaaaacaacagcagaaggtcaccaacaggtcttcaatgtagcgagaaattcctgcacctgaaggcatccttcagctggccactaaacaaatatatactagttcagtgataaggaacgccatactaatttcaaaattgtaaaactaattataaaaaacgagatgtggtatgattgccaatgtgacaactctccacaagagactcttatgacatagacattaacaattataggtcatcgaacgaccttcaacaatgctCATGGCAacagcaaagcccatactgcatagtcagctataaaaggcaaaatgacaaggtaaaacaattcaaacgagaaaactaacggccttatctatgttcatataatgaatgaaaaacaaatatgaaacacataaacaaatgacaaccaatgAATGCTTTCATGTTGATCCGGCCCAAGTCAATCTGTCCCATGTCAATCCGACCAATATTTGAAGTAGATCTAGtcccaatgaaaaaaatatatttataagaaataaaaatatttattaattgcattcataaatgttttatgatttaTACAGGTTTTGGTTTATGTAGGATTCGGTTAAGCAATGTTTCACTGTAGCTGGTTCTCTTGTATGTTTTCGTTAGTTGTTCTTGTAGTATAAATGAGCCCTACGAGTTTACTTTTGAATTGTCAAACCATAACCTTTCACAGCTTTCTATACGATTTggatttactcattgttgaagttttAACGGTGACCTTTAATAAGACAATCTTTGTCTATTTGTTCTTATGGTTAGATTTGTCCTtctcaatcataccacaactccgtattttttatattgaatatatagaTTACATTTATGaatgttgttgttatatttggtaGATGccttttgtgcttctttgttgaatatttgtttgtttttgttctaattGAGATTGTGACACAATGAtaactgttgtacccctattttgaaaattttacctataatgtctgttttgttcacgcatcgttgtaaatataatggaatttgatgagactgtcaaacaagtgagaggtttagcgcttcAAAACCTggttcaatcaaccattttat is part of the Mytilus trossulus isolate FHL-02 chromosome 13, PNRI_Mtr1.1.1.hap1, whole genome shotgun sequence genome and encodes:
- the LOC134693959 gene encoding uncharacterized protein LOC134693959, coding for MTSMTDLIFGFLLLSCHTFAFSVRELQTRLGQVQNERLLQQLDERLIIHGGKNGECHVVGYNAGCCQHVELDEVNLNSTVCVNMIYLPTEYGISLTLTIDGKALINETVSAKNPPALCAELPYTKKIASMCLKFFNLDLSNSTFSGCAKIIIDLAYISIADYELGCFKIPPKGQSSKIRTQNQWPGSLKKLNLQLSTHDNINENPLLTFVKTNQIAIEKIKSMWIKDKVNRRFT